From one Cupriavidus sp. P-10 genomic stretch:
- a CDS encoding STAS domain-containing protein, producing the protein MERIPILRMGPYLLVTIQIDMEDQTALRLQEDLAGSIERNTARGVLIDVSALEIVDSFIGRMLVGISDIARILGADTVVVGIRPAVAITLVELGLPLTGVKTALNVERGMALLDQAQRSGHR; encoded by the coding sequence ATGGAGCGCATTCCGATCCTGCGGATGGGGCCCTACCTGCTGGTCACGATCCAGATCGACATGGAAGACCAGACGGCGTTGCGGCTCCAGGAAGACCTGGCGGGCAGCATCGAGCGGAACACGGCGCGCGGCGTGCTGATCGACGTCTCGGCGCTGGAAATCGTCGATTCCTTTATCGGCCGCATGCTGGTCGGCATTTCCGATATCGCGCGCATCCTGGGCGCGGACACGGTCGTGGTCGGCATCCGCCCGGCCGTGGCGATCACGCTGGTCGAGCTTGGCCTGCCGCTGACGGGCGTCAAGACCGCACTGAACGTCGAGCGCGGGATGGCACTGCTGGACCAGGCGCAGCGGAGTGGTCACAGGTGA
- a CDS encoding STAS domain-containing protein: MRPENQRLADLLQAEPDKLIESWATEYQALSGGRGFTGGLASEQRAILQGLQAALHADGDAGAFDQPPFAELREALAHLSGSRAAQGETADITSGFVLSLKRPIFGALQRDRSNLEAQIDVIWAASAIIDRMAQWTMSTYQRTREDIIRRQQVELLELSTPVIKLWDGVLAVPLIGTLDSNRAQMVLETLLQRIVETGSALAIIDITGVPTVDTLVAQHLMKTVTAIRLMGAESIISGIRPQIAQTIVHLGIDLQGIVTKASLADALAAAMRMTGHTVSRHPA, from the coding sequence ATGCGTCCAGAAAACCAACGCCTTGCCGACCTGTTGCAAGCCGAGCCGGACAAATTGATCGAAAGCTGGGCCACGGAATACCAGGCCTTGTCCGGCGGCCGGGGCTTCACCGGCGGTCTTGCCTCCGAGCAGCGCGCCATCCTGCAAGGCCTGCAGGCCGCCTTGCACGCTGATGGCGATGCGGGCGCGTTCGACCAGCCGCCGTTTGCCGAACTGCGCGAGGCGCTCGCCCACTTGTCGGGTTCGCGCGCCGCGCAAGGCGAAACCGCGGACATTACCAGCGGCTTCGTGCTGTCGCTCAAACGGCCGATCTTCGGGGCGCTGCAGCGCGACCGCAGCAACCTGGAAGCCCAGATCGACGTGATCTGGGCCGCGTCCGCCATCATCGACCGCATGGCCCAGTGGACCATGTCCACCTACCAGCGCACCCGCGAAGACATCATCCGGCGCCAGCAGGTGGAACTGCTCGAACTGTCGACGCCGGTCATCAAGCTGTGGGACGGGGTGCTGGCGGTCCCGCTGATCGGCACGCTCGACAGCAACCGCGCGCAAATGGTCCTGGAGACCTTGCTGCAGCGCATCGTCGAGACCGGCTCGGCACTGGCCATCATCGACATTACCGGCGTGCCGACGGTCGACACGCTGGTGGCCCAGCACCTGATGAAGACAGTGACGGCGATCCGCCTGATGGGTGCGGAAAGCATTATCAGCGGGATCCGTCCACAGATCGCGCAGACCATCGTGCATCTGGGCATCGACCTGCAGGGCATCGTGACCAAGGCATCGCTGGCCGACGCGCTGGCTGCCGCAATGCGGATGACGGGGCACACGGTGTCCCGTCATCCTGCCTGA
- a CDS encoding 3-hydroxyacyl-CoA dehydrogenase NAD-binding domain-containing protein, translating into MTAINAVTSLAMDGNIAVLTVDSPPVNALSAAVRAGILQGIERCVADPAVQGIVLACAGKTFIAGADITEFGKPFVPPGLPDVQAAIENSPKPVVAAIHGTALGGGLEVALVCHYRIAARSAKCGLPEVHLGLLPGAGGTQRLPRLVGVGKALEMVTYGTHVPAPEAAEMGLLDALAGDATLRADAIAFARRLVAGNRPLRKVRDLDDKIAPARGNGELFAAFRKANARRFRGFEAPEANIRCIEAAVELPFDEGLRRERELFQALMAGTQSAAQRYVFFASRQVWNVPDIGADVPAIPVARVGIVGAGTMGGGIAMNFLNAGMPVTIVETTQEALDRGLRTIRANYDSTMKKGRLSAADIEARMALLTPTLDLQQLADADLVIEAVFENMDVKQELFGRLDRIVRPGAILATNTSALDVDEIAAATSRPEAVIGLHFFSPANVMKLLEVVRGEKTAKPVVRTSMELARKIGKVAALVGVCPGFVGNRMLAQRQREAQKLALEGALPWDIDRVLYDFGFPMGPFAMSDLAGLDLGWVRERSTGSTLREILCEMDRRGQKTGAGYYDYDAQRNARPSPVVEQVIRDFAARQGRIRRAVSDQEILERCVYPMINEGAKILQEGKALRASDIDVIWNNGYGWPVYRGGPMFYADTIGLDKVVRTLRQYEEMLGEAFRPAPLLAELAARGMRFADLK; encoded by the coding sequence ATGACCGCCATCAACGCAGTCACCAGCCTTGCCATGGACGGCAATATCGCCGTGCTGACCGTCGATTCGCCCCCCGTCAACGCGCTGTCCGCCGCCGTGCGCGCGGGCATCCTGCAGGGGATCGAGCGCTGCGTCGCCGATCCGGCGGTGCAGGGCATCGTGCTGGCCTGTGCCGGCAAGACCTTCATTGCCGGCGCCGATATCACCGAGTTCGGCAAGCCGTTCGTGCCGCCGGGACTGCCTGACGTGCAGGCTGCCATCGAGAACAGCCCCAAGCCGGTGGTCGCCGCCATCCACGGCACCGCGCTCGGCGGCGGGCTGGAGGTGGCGCTGGTGTGCCATTACCGCATCGCCGCGCGCAGCGCGAAATGCGGCCTGCCCGAAGTCCACCTCGGGCTGCTGCCGGGTGCCGGTGGCACGCAGCGGCTGCCCCGGCTGGTCGGCGTCGGAAAGGCGCTGGAGATGGTCACCTACGGCACCCACGTGCCGGCGCCGGAGGCGGCCGAAATGGGCCTGCTCGATGCGCTTGCCGGCGATGCCACGCTGCGCGCCGATGCCATCGCCTTTGCGCGCCGGCTCGTTGCCGGGAATCGGCCGCTGCGCAAGGTGCGCGACCTCGACGACAAGATCGCCCCCGCGCGCGGCAATGGCGAACTGTTTGCCGCCTTCCGCAAGGCCAACGCGCGCCGGTTCCGCGGCTTCGAGGCGCCCGAGGCCAATATCCGCTGCATCGAGGCCGCGGTTGAACTGCCCTTTGACGAAGGCCTGCGGCGCGAGCGCGAGCTGTTCCAGGCGCTGATGGCAGGCACGCAGTCGGCGGCGCAGCGCTACGTCTTTTTCGCTTCGCGCCAGGTCTGGAACGTGCCTGACATCGGCGCCGACGTGCCGGCGATTCCGGTGGCCAGGGTGGGCATCGTCGGCGCCGGCACCATGGGCGGCGGCATCGCGATGAACTTCCTTAACGCCGGCATGCCCGTCACCATCGTCGAGACCACACAGGAGGCACTTGACCGCGGGCTGCGCACCATCCGCGCCAACTACGACAGCACCATGAAGAAGGGGCGCCTGAGCGCCGCCGATATCGAGGCGCGCATGGCGCTGCTGACACCCACGCTGGACCTGCAGCAACTGGCCGATGCCGACCTGGTGATCGAGGCGGTGTTCGAGAACATGGACGTCAAGCAGGAACTGTTCGGTCGGCTCGACCGCATCGTCAGGCCGGGCGCCATCCTGGCTACCAACACCTCGGCGCTGGATGTGGACGAGATCGCCGCAGCCACGTCGCGCCCCGAAGCCGTGATCGGTCTGCATTTCTTCTCGCCGGCCAATGTGATGAAGCTGCTGGAAGTGGTGCGCGGCGAGAAGACCGCAAAGCCGGTGGTACGGACCTCGATGGAACTGGCCCGCAAGATCGGCAAGGTCGCGGCGCTGGTCGGCGTCTGCCCCGGCTTCGTCGGCAACCGGATGCTGGCGCAGCGGCAGCGCGAAGCGCAGAAGCTGGCGCTGGAGGGCGCGCTGCCCTGGGACATCGACCGCGTGCTGTATGACTTCGGCTTCCCGATGGGCCCGTTCGCGATGAGCGACCTGGCCGGGCTGGACCTGGGCTGGGTGCGCGAGCGTTCCACCGGCTCGACACTGCGCGAGATCCTCTGCGAGATGGACCGGCGCGGCCAGAAGACCGGCGCGGGCTATTACGACTACGACGCGCAGCGCAACGCGCGGCCGTCGCCAGTGGTCGAGCAGGTCATCCGCGACTTTGCCGCGCGCCAGGGCCGGATTCGCCGCGCGGTATCCGACCAGGAAATCCTGGAGCGCTGCGTCTATCCGATGATCAACGAGGGCGCGAAGATCCTGCAGGAGGGCAAGGCGCTGCGGGCGTCCGATATTGATGTGATCTGGAACAACGGCTACGGCTGGCCGGTGTACCGGGGCGGCCCGATGTTCTATGCCGATACCATCGGGCTGGACAAGGTGGTGCGGACGCTGCGGCAGTACGAGGAAATGCTCGGCGAGGCGTTCCGGCCCGCGCCGTTGCTGGCAGAGCTGGCGGCGCGCGGCATGCGGTTTGCAGATCTGAAGTAG
- a CDS encoding SpoIIE family protein phosphatase, translated as MDDASRVGQARRLAADLCTRLAFDSSLAGRIAVVANELCNNLVRHAVGGRLFIGGRAVGDGMLIELISVDNGPGMRDLQACLRDGYSSAGSAGQGLGAVQRMADDFDIVSCLGQGSVILARFYRDREPGGRPVREAQVHGCLVGAVCLAAPGEQVSGDGWGVAQHDGGAEVMLADGLGHGPLAADAAQAALAAFAEKPDSSPSQILERAHAALRTTRGAAVSAARLDLRANQIHFAGAGNVMGRVITGTADRTLLPQHGTAGIQVHTVQEQVMEWPAHALVILFSDGVQSRWQLDDASLLRHDPTLIAAFIVWKFSRGRDDATVLVIRRAEG; from the coding sequence ATGGACGACGCCAGCCGGGTCGGCCAGGCCCGCCGGCTCGCGGCCGACCTGTGCACGCGGCTGGCCTTCGACAGTTCGCTGGCAGGCCGGATCGCCGTGGTGGCGAACGAACTCTGCAACAACCTGGTGCGCCATGCCGTGGGCGGCCGGCTGTTCATTGGCGGGCGGGCGGTCGGCGATGGCATGCTGATCGAGCTCATCTCGGTGGACAACGGGCCCGGCATGCGCGACCTGCAAGCCTGCCTGCGCGATGGCTATTCCAGCGCAGGCAGCGCCGGGCAGGGGCTGGGCGCGGTGCAGCGCATGGCCGACGACTTCGATATCGTCAGCTGCCTGGGCCAGGGCAGCGTCATCCTGGCGCGGTTCTACCGGGACCGGGAACCTGGCGGGCGGCCGGTACGCGAGGCGCAGGTGCACGGCTGCCTGGTCGGAGCGGTATGCCTGGCGGCACCCGGCGAACAGGTCAGCGGCGACGGCTGGGGCGTGGCGCAGCACGACGGCGGCGCCGAGGTGATGCTGGCCGATGGCCTCGGCCATGGCCCACTGGCCGCGGATGCAGCCCAGGCGGCGCTGGCGGCCTTTGCCGAAAAACCCGACAGCAGCCCGTCCCAGATCCTCGAACGCGCCCACGCGGCACTGCGCACCACCCGCGGCGCGGCCGTCAGCGCGGCGCGGCTGGACCTGCGGGCCAACCAGATCCACTTCGCCGGCGCCGGCAATGTGATGGGCCGCGTGATCACCGGCACCGCGGACCGCACGCTGCTGCCGCAGCACGGCACCGCCGGCATCCAGGTGCACACCGTCCAGGAGCAGGTGATGGAATGGCCGGCCCATGCCCTGGTCATCCTGTTCTCTGATGGCGTGCAATCGCGCTGGCAACTGGACGATGCCAGCCTGTTGCGGCACGATCCCACACTGATCGCGGCGTTTATCGTGTGGAAGTTCAGCCGGGGCCGGGACGATGCGACCGTGCTCGTGATTCGCCGCGCCGAGGGTTGA
- a CDS encoding anti-sigma regulatory factor, with protein MTQSALDAAGSIPLRDERDVVQARSVVRSLTAQLQFSLVEQTKMITAASELARNAVVHGHGGEMRWEFIDEGQRRGLRLHFEDKGPGIPDVALALTDGWTTGHGLGMGLSGSRRLVNDFSIRTQVGEGTCVSVTRWK; from the coding sequence GTGACGCAATCCGCGCTTGACGCCGCCGGATCGATCCCCCTGCGCGACGAGCGCGATGTCGTGCAGGCACGCTCGGTCGTGCGTTCCCTGACCGCCCAGCTGCAGTTTTCGCTGGTCGAGCAGACTAAGATGATTACGGCGGCCAGTGAACTGGCCCGCAATGCGGTGGTGCACGGCCACGGCGGCGAAATGCGCTGGGAATTCATCGACGAGGGTCAGCGCCGGGGATTGCGGTTGCATTTCGAGGACAAGGGCCCGGGCATCCCGGACGTTGCCCTGGCGCTGACCGATGGCTGGACCACTGGCCATGGCCTGGGCATGGGCCTGTCCGGAAGCCGCCGGCTGGTCAACGATTTCTCCATCCGTACCCAAGTCGGGGAGGGAACCTGTGTCAGTGTCACTCGGTGGAAGTAG